The genomic DNA ctgAAATCGAAATGATAGTAAGGTTATTTATGTAATtaacttaggctttgtttgcgtgTTTGGAGGgaaagggaggggagggtttgaaaaaaaaaaagatggagtAAGTGGAAAAATAGAGGACGTTGAgtggagggttttggggggcttatatttcttcaaaatataaaacaatcctcatttggggaactaaaaaattgaattggaaGAGAGTTTTGGGAGGTTTGGGAGGGTTTAAGTGATTTTTTCGAATtcaatatatgttgttataatattcttaaaatcaaaaatatattaatcataagcattaatttatcactctttaaaaaaaaatctttatctccgtgagcttaactcagttggtagggatattgcatattatatgcaggagccggagttcgaaccctggacactccacttctccacaattaaattgtgtgagctctagccactatgctacttgaccaaaaaaaaaaatactctttaaatttttttgaaagatttctcaAAATTCCCCTATATTTTTGTCTCCCCAAAGCCCTTCCTTCTCCtctcctccaaactcccaaacaaagcgtttgatttgctaaaaaatgaaggatagggcagaacaactctagttgtctagtgtttaatttgtaaaactgtttcaggtatatgacaaactggaggcaaggaacagaacaaaaactcatatttttgtccctcaccaaaccacagcatAATTTTTTGtctcacgtacaagttgtctaaaataccaaaatagcattttgtgccccaaaaatcgtataaaacaaaaaattactcaatgctataaaaaatttgtcatgtgttgttctgccttgtgttgtactgttctatattgtactgttctgtccagtacttactgttttgtaaaccaaacacacatagCGGATACAATTATATGCGGGTGCGGATACCATCAAATCTATATTTATATCCATTAAATAATAGGTAGTTAAAATGTCTGTTTATTTTATCCATGAATATTCATTAAGGTATTCATTAATATCCGCAAGTGCGGATTTTTTTGCCacgaggaatgctagcaacactctcttttgaacactctctctaacactcattCTCTCATTGGGTTAAATCAATGTGGGTCATACACTTTGAAAATAGAACCCACTTAAaatggtgggacatacattgattttatccaataaaaaagttagtgttagagagagtgtccAAAAAAGAGTGTTGCTGACATTCCTCTTTTTGCCATTCTTACTATTGTTTATGCTAAATTTGATAGTCCACTATACCACCTTAATGGAATCAAGAAAACAAAGGGAAAAAATAGAGagaacaaaaatcaaaaacatatttatcagACCTAAATTCATACAAACTATGCaaatattaacattattttatacaATTACACTAGCCATTATTTTGGCAAAACTAAAAGATAGATTAAAAACAAATCCCTTCTCTATTTTGTAATCTACAAGGATAAACATCAGGCACCAGGTCTGACAACTGCTTCTAATTACTTGTACAACTGCACTTTGCCTTAGTCTCTGTTAGTATCTGCAAGATGAGAACAAAATACTTGATTAGACAATGTAGAGTTTAGTgggagaaatatatatatatatatatatatatatatatatatatatatatatatatatatatatatatatataatttgtgtgTGAATCAAAAGAGAACTTAGGCAGATTTTGATTCTGCACAGTAAATGCATGACACATTTACAGATGAATTTCTTTTTAAGAAGTATTTACAGATGAAGATTGATTAAACAGTAATGCTATTTGTAGGGACAATTTTTATAACGAAGTGCTCACTAATTGTGGTCTATCCAATTAAATCACAACCTGGCCGGAAAACATGGAGGTGGTGGGGTATAGTTGAGGCTGGAATGTAGCACTGAATTTCCTTTGTGGTTTTCTCTTGAGCTCTTTTGTCGTTGTGTTCAACATTTTCCTTGATTAAAATGTTCTAGTGAAGGTGTAATGTTTGTCAACCGATTTCAAATCTATGATCGAGATCAATTAATCATGCAATTGAGTGTTATTCTAAATGGAGAACTTCAGGTCCCACTTTGGTATGCTTGATTTGCgagaaaatattttatgtttatattagAAGAGTGTTAACAACTTCTAACACACGTTCCAACACACTTCGTATgttattggttaaaattcacaggTCAGGTCGTACCAAATTTAAATGAGATCTATATAATATTTTGGGTCCTATCCTCTATAAATTTCAACTAATAGAAGAAAGTTTGTTGGGATATGTGTGTtccaaatataattattttgcaattgttaaaatttatatagtACCTTAAGTTGTTTCCTGAGGTCTTTAATGTACTCAACTGCTTCATCCAACATATCAGCTGTGCTATTTTGCTGCCAAGAGGGAAGTAGAAGCATCAAGTCAACAAATTGATGTGTTATGTGCTAGTTTGGATCGACGGTAAGTGTGATAATATTACGGTGTGCCACCGTGGTTTTAGTAAAAGTTACATTTTGAAATACAACAAGATAGTAAGGTGTCATTGTGATTCTGCTAAACTCGCTGTCAATCCAAATCTTCAATATATTTACCTTATCTGCATTCGGGAAAAGGTCTTGCAGTTTTTTTATTCTTGCACTAATTCTTATTCTTCTTTCCTGCAATGTACAAATCAAGGAAATAAATGAATAAGCTCATTAAATTGCAACAAAATGTATCCAAGAAATTTGTGATTATAGCAAGGTTGTTAGACTTTTACCCTCTCTGCAATGCTTCTAGGGTGAGTGGCAAAGCCTCTTTTGGCACGAATTTTACATGGAACAGATCCTTGAAGGTGTAAAAACTTCTCCATAGTAGCCATCTTGGAAGAAGAGCTTGGCAGACTCAAATGATGGGTCAAACCAAGTTTTTGGTATCCAAAATCTACATTCTGGCAACACAAATTTTCActaatcaacaattataaaagTTTAAGGTACAATGCTACAAACGTTGGTCCTActattctctactaaaaaaaagcaAAATGAGATTCAAAATTTGGGTTTTTGGTCCCCCAATTTCACACATTGTCGTAATTTTGGTCCCAATCCATATTGTTTATCCAAAATTGACAACTTTTGTCTCAAAAAACGGCAAATATTTGATCCTTGAAAGTGATAATTTTTTGTATACTCTCTTTAGATTCAAAATTCGGGAAAAAAGACACCACTTTTAGGCCTAAGAATGACAACTTTTTGagtaaaaattctaattttggatcaaaatggcaaaaaaatgtgaaatcgGGGGGGATCAAAATCAGGATTTTGAATgggaggacgaaaatcttttaatcGTCTCTCTGTGAGAGGAACAAGAAAAACCATGCTTAGGCGTATCTAAGTATAGTCTTTACAAAAATCCAATTggttaaaatgaaaattcacaCAATTCTCTTATGTACCTGAGTTTCCAAAGCATTTGAAGTGGAAAACATGAATTCACCCTTATTAGAAGCATTTTTTGGAGCACTGAATGTAGAACTATCCCAGTAGTCATTGGTGAAGCTAGGCATGTAAGATTTTGTGATACAATTATCATTTCCCATGTTTCTACTTTTAATACAATTTGCTTGAAGAACTTCAtgttcattttcaacaattagTGGCATCTTGATAGAGCAAGAGGATGTTCTAGATGAGAAGTTCAAAGTACCATGTAATCCACTAGTTGATGTAGTAGCTTGTCCATTAGCACATCCTAAACCTGCCATCAGTACAAGTTTTTTTAGAACCCTAAAAaggaaaatagatttttttcattgataGGACTTAGGAGTAGAAGACTCTAGACTCGTACATGTTTGGGTTAActtatttgatttttctattgACATAAGTATTTACGAGACATTTTAAGAGAGCatatagaaacaaacaaacaacatatgacatatttataagttgtttttaacttATTTCTGTAAGCTCTTCagtatagcttatatgaaaatagtttaacattattttaacttttgttgTAAAAGTAGTTTATACATAATggattaattaagttgtttatccaaacaagaccATGTATTGCTAATTGGAATAAATCTAGAggagatttattttttttaatctattttctCCGATCAAAGACCCTCAAACCTAATCTTCTCTTAAAGAAAATTGAGATCTTTATTCCTTAGGAGTTAGGACTCAAGACCATCATGTGTtggtaaataaatataaaaactttCATGAAAAGAATATGCTACCTagaaaaatatgcatatatttttaaatataaaataaaaatatgctaCCTagaaaaatatgcatatatcaaacaaaacaaaattcctTCTAAACTAAATTTTAGCATTTCCACATGAAATTTTTCTGCCTTCTTTTCACAGATTCTCTCCTGATATCCCATTTTTACCCTCTTCTCTTCCAGCCTAATAATGTCCAAGATAAGTAATTGTCTATTCATCAGGAGGaaattattttcttgaaaattattgttaaaaaaatagtcaACTCTCTCAGCAAGGAAACCCAATTGCTTTACTATATTATCAATAATACTGCACAAAATAGGGATCTGACTTGACTTGACTTTAACCTAGTTAACAACTAGCAAGCAAGCTTTGGTCAATATTGATaatagattttaaaatttccataaaaaataagaatagcTATAATCCACTCTCCTATGTTAACTATATGACTAAActacttccttcaaccaaaaaaaaaaaagactaaactacttttcttagaaaaagaaaatcacaaGTCACATCCTCTTAAATATTGTGTTGAGCCTAACCCACACCTACAAAATCAGAATTGGATCCCACACGTTGGAACTGCGTTAACTCAGTAACAACAACTGACTATCAAAAATTAATGGTTGAGATCAAAACTGTGTGAAACTAACTGTATAAATCTGAACCGTTAGATCGCATTTTTATGACCGAGATTGCATACTCAAAATGATATTCCATAATAGATATTACCAAGTAAGATAAAAAAGCATACCACTATCAACTGAATAATTGGAGAAAAACTCAGCAGGAGAACTCTTTTGCCTAATAAGATTGGAGCAATTATTAGAAGAACCATCAAAAACATTGTCTTCAACACCTAAAGAACCATTTGGAAATCCTTGATTATGTTGAGTTTGATAATTTATCTGATTTTGAGATCCATAAGAGTAATCATTGTATTGTATTCCATGTGAAAAAGGGTCCTTTTCTTCTTGTTTCACTGAGAAAGATTCTGAATTAGTAAACATTGTTTCCATTTCTGAACTTGTAGAGGTAGAATAATGCTGCTGCTGATGATTCTCATTTCTGAAAGTTTCTTCATTGAAAAATCCAATGCTTCTGTCTACAAGGCTTGTAAGTAATGAGCTTGGAGCTGAACGATACCGCGTTAAGCCGGAATTGTTTTGGAGACaatgttgttgtgtttgtgAGTAACCAAATTTTGAATCCATTTCTGTGTTCTTCATTGAACCACCTTCAGAGTAGTTGAATGCTTGAGTATACACAATGCTCATcttatcttcaaaaaaaaaaaaaaaaattacttttatgtttttcttaatCTATGTAGCTAAGTTTGATTCATAGAATATAGAAACATGacaaattatatgttttttttacctAAATGAAAACAATAGTAGCTTCACAAATAATGAAAACATTAGtacatgtttttttaaaggGAAACAATAGTACATGTGAAAATCCTTCTTGAATTGTGTTCTTACtataagaagaaagaataaaagaatATTGAATTTAGAAAATTTAAAGACAATAAAGGAACATACGTGCAATTCAAAGACTTGCAAATTCAAGTCTAAGAATGGTCTTGAATTGAGAGCTCAGAATCTTGAAACAATTTGAAGAAGGAGAGAAAAATTGTGATGAAGTGAGTTTATTTGTGTTGCTATTGGCATGTATTTAAGTAGTATGTATTTCAATAACTGCCCTTATATTTCATCATTATTAACGATAATGCCTCTTGACGAGTTATAATATAAAGTGGTCCATGataattttttgtctttatcTTTGTCCTCTTTCATTATTCAACTGTGAAAATATTtgtgttatt from Medicago truncatula cultivar Jemalong A17 chromosome 8, MtrunA17r5.0-ANR, whole genome shotgun sequence includes the following:
- the LOC25501034 gene encoding transcription factor bHLH130 isoform X1 — encoded protein: MSIVYTQAFNYSEGGSMKNTEMDSKFGYSQTQQHCLQNNSGLTRYRSAPSSLLTSLVDRSIGFFNEETFRNENHQQQHYSTSTSSEMETMFTNSESFSVKQEEKDPFSHGIQYNDYSYGSQNQINYQTQHNQGFPNGSLGVEDNVFDGSSNNCSNLIRQKSSPAEFFSNYSVDSGLGCANGQATTSTSGLHGTLNFSSRTSSCSIKMPLIVENEHEVLQANCIKSRNMGNDNCITKSYMPSFTNDYWDSSTFSAPKNASNKGEFMFSTSNALETQNVDFGYQKLGLTHHLSLPSSSSKMATMEKFLHLQGSVPCKIRAKRGFATHPRSIAERERRIRISARIKKLQDLFPNADKQNSTADMLDEAVEYIKDLRKQLKILTETKAKCSCTSN
- the LOC25501034 gene encoding transcription factor bHLH130 isoform X2 — encoded protein: MKNTEMDSKFGYSQTQQHCLQNNSGLTRYRSAPSSLLTSLVDRSIGFFNEETFRNENHQQQHYSTSTSSEMETMFTNSESFSVKQEEKDPFSHGIQYNDYSYGSQNQINYQTQHNQGFPNGSLGVEDNVFDGSSNNCSNLIRQKSSPAEFFSNYSVDSGLGCANGQATTSTSGLHGTLNFSSRTSSCSIKMPLIVENEHEVLQANCIKSRNMGNDNCITKSYMPSFTNDYWDSSTFSAPKNASNKGEFMFSTSNALETQNVDFGYQKLGLTHHLSLPSSSSKMATMEKFLHLQGSVPCKIRAKRGFATHPRSIAERERRIRISARIKKLQDLFPNADKQNSTADMLDEAVEYIKDLRKQLKILTETKAKCSCTSN